Proteins from one Chroococcidiopsis sp. CCMEE 29 genomic window:
- a CDS encoding DUF4079 domain-containing protein, producing the protein MNLPSFLWLWKIAAWSMGLSLLAYLLLTVTGIWMFRARKTRSSRPSWLRSLHYVIGACMVSLVLLLLAIGIVGTLGHFGSLGHSSHLLAGLIVVGLVLLSAGSATQISAKQAWARSLHIGTNIVLFAGFLWVSLTGWSVVQKYLP; encoded by the coding sequence TTGAATTTACCTTCTTTTCTTTGGTTGTGGAAAATAGCCGCATGGTCAATGGGCTTGTCTTTGCTAGCTTACTTGCTGTTAACCGTGACTGGGATTTGGATGTTCCGGGCGAGAAAAACCCGTAGCTCACGACCCAGCTGGCTGCGATCGCTCCATTATGTCATTGGTGCGTGTATGGTAAGTTTAGTGCTACTACTCTTAGCCATTGGCATCGTTGGGACATTGGGGCACTTTGGCTCACTCGGTCATTCCTCACACTTGCTAGCGGGGTTGATCGTAGTGGGGTTAGTTTTGCTTTCAGCAGGAAGTGCTACCCAAATCAGCGCCAAACAAGCTTGGGCGCGATCGCTCCACATTGGGACAAACATTGTTCTATTTGCTGGATTCCTCTGGGTATCGTTGACTGGCTGGAGTGTAGTGCAAAAATACTTGCCCTGA
- a CDS encoding DUF1830 domain-containing protein — translation MAQILDSLPPDQSTYLVCCYVNATSKIQIVRISNIPKWYFERVVFPGQRLVFEAPPQSLLEIHTGMMASAILSDRIPCDRLCIKEESKSWVERRQEAVPEANDNKTTQKQENFPSAVLTSVD, via the coding sequence ATGGCTCAAATCTTAGATTCCTTACCCCCTGATCAATCCACTTACCTTGTCTGCTGCTATGTCAATGCCACTAGCAAGATCCAGATAGTTCGGATCTCGAATATTCCTAAGTGGTATTTTGAGCGGGTAGTGTTTCCGGGTCAACGTCTCGTGTTTGAAGCCCCACCGCAATCCTTGCTAGAAATTCACACGGGTATGATGGCAAGTGCGATTCTATCTGACAGGATTCCTTGCGATCGCTTGTGTATTAAAGAAGAAAGCAAGTCTTGGGTAGAAAGGCGCCAAGAAGCGGTGCCAGAAGCCAACGATAACAAGACTACTCAAAAGCAAGAAAATTTTCCATCCGCCGTTTTAACGTCTGTTGATTAA